The Terriglobales bacterium sequence GCGCGGGCGGATCAGCGTGGCCGTCACCATCGCTTCCCTGCAGCACCGTGGACGACCGCAGGGCTACGTGGTCGTGTTCGAAGACCTCTCGGAGCTGCTCAAGGCGCAGAAACAGGCGGCGTGGCGGGAGGTGGCGCGGCGGGTGGCCCACGAGATCAAGAACCCGCTGACCCCGATCACCCTTTCCGCCGAGCGCATCCGGCGCCACCTGGAACGCGGCAGCGCGCCGCAGGACGCCTCGGCGGCCGTGATCGAGAGCTGCACCGAAACCATCACCGGCGCGGTGGAGACCGTGCGCAAGCTGGTGGATGAGTTCTCGACCCTGGCACGGTTCCCGGCCTCGCACCCGCAACCGGCCAACCTGAACCAGATCGTCGAAGACACGCTTTCGATGTTCAACGGGCGCCTCGACGACGTCCGCGTCGAGACCCACCTGGCCGCCGGCCTGCCGCAGGTGATGGCGGACAGCGAGGCGATGAAGCGTGCTTTGGCCAACTTGGTGGACAACGCCGCCGAAGCCGTCCAGGAATCGCTGGTGCGCGAGGTGCACATCTCGACCGCCCTATTGAGTTCACGGGAAGCGGTGGAAGTCGTGGTGGCCGACACCGGCCTCGGCGTCTCCCGCGAGATGAAAGAGAAGCTGTTCCTGCCGTATTTCTCCACCAAGCGGCGCGGCACCGGCCTCGGTCTGGCCATCGTCAGCCGCATCGTCGAAGACCACCATGGCTCGATCCGGGTGGAGGAAAATTCGCCCATGGGCTCGCGCTTCGTGGTCGAGCTGCCGGTGGCGGACCGCGAAACGGCCGCGGCCAATGCGTAGTCGGACCGCCAAATGCACAGCGTACTGATCGTGGATGACGAGCCCGGTATCCGGCACTCGCTCAAGGGCGTGCTGGAGGACGAAGGCTACAAGGTCTCGTCGGTGGACACCGGCGAAGCCTGCCTGGAAGCGCTGCGCAAGCGCGCCTTCGAAGTGGTGCTGCTCGACATCTGGCTGCCGGGGATGGACGGCCTCGACACCCTGCAGAAGATCAAGGAATCCGAAGACGCTCCCGAAGTCATCATGATATCCGGGCACGGCACCATCGAGACCGCGGTGCGCGCCACCAAGCTGGGAGCCTATGACTTCCTGGAAAAGCCACTTTCCTTGGAAAAGACCTTGATGCTGGTGAAGCACGCGGCCGAAGCCCGCCGCCTGCGCGTCGAGAACAAGGACCTGAAGAAGCAAGTCCAGAGCAAGGGCGAGATCGTGGGCGAGAGCGTGCCCATGAAGGCGCTGCGGCAGCAGATCGGCCTGATGGCGCCCACCAATGGGCGCGTGCTCATCTACGGCGAATCCGGCACCGGGAAGGAACTGGTGGCGAGCGCCATCCACGCCCAGAGCCTGCGCAAGGACGCGCTGTTCGTCGAGGTCAATTGCGCGGCCATCCCCGAGGACCTGATCGAAAGCGAGCTGTTCGGCCACCGCAAGGGCTCCTTCCCCGGCGCTGCCGTCGATAAAGAGGGCCGCTTCCTGAAGGCGGATGGCGGCACGCTGTTCCTCGATGAAGTCGGGGACATGAGCTTGAAGACGCAATCCAAGGTGCTGCGCACGCTCGAGGAGCAGAGATTCATGCCGGTCGGCAGCGACGAGCCCATCAGCGTGGACGCCCGGGTCATCGCCTCGACCAACAAAGACCTGGAAGAGGAGATCTCCAAGGGGAATTTCCGCGAGGACCTGTTCTACCGCCTGAACGTGATCCCCTTCTTCGTGCCCCCGCTGCGCGAGCGCAAGGAAGTCATCCCGCTGCTGGCGCGGCATTTCCTGCGTGAGGTCTCGCTGACCTACAGCCGCCGCCCCAAGGAGATGCA is a genomic window containing:
- a CDS encoding sigma-54 dependent transcriptional regulator, translated to MHSVLIVDDEPGIRHSLKGVLEDEGYKVSSVDTGEACLEALRKRAFEVVLLDIWLPGMDGLDTLQKIKESEDAPEVIMISGHGTIETAVRATKLGAYDFLEKPLSLEKTLMLVKHAAEARRLRVENKDLKKQVQSKGEIVGESVPMKALRQQIGLMAPTNGRVLIYGESGTGKELVASAIHAQSLRKDALFVEVNCAAIPEDLIESELFGHRKGSFPGAAVDKEGRFLKADGGTLFLDEVGDMSLKTQSKVLRTLEEQRFMPVGSDEPISVDARVIASTNKDLEEEISKGNFREDLFYRLNVIPFFVPPLRERKEVIPLLARHFLREVSLTYSRRPKEM